In Paenibacillus xylanilyticus, the genomic window GATGTATATCGCCCAGCTGTCACGGCTGCGTAGTAAATTTCCACCGCGTAATCCGTCGTTCCTCCGCCGGGAGGCGTCATATAAGATATCAAACCAGGGAATCGCAGCCCCCTAGTATCCAGGCCGTATTTGTGAAAATAATAATCACAAAGCAGTTCGCCGGACACCTTGTTCACGCCATACATCGTATTGGGCCTCTGGATCGTATCCTGCGGGGTGTTGTCTCTCGGAGTCGAAGGGCCAAAAGATCCAATCGAGCTTGGAGTGAAAAATTGGCAACTGAGCTCCCTGGATATTTCGAGAGCATTCATCAATCCGCCCATATTCAAATTCCAAGCAAGCAAGGGTTTCTCCTCTGCGGTAGCTGACAGCAGCGCAGCCAAATGAATGATGGTATCCACTTCGTATTGCTTGGCGATTTCGAACATCGCCTTAGCATTCGTCACGTCCAGCAACTCGAATGGCCCGGATCGGGTAATTTCGTGGGATGATGACCTGAGATCCGTAGCAACGACATGATCCGCTCCATAAATTTCACGTAATTTAACGACTAACTCAGAACCGATTTGTCCCAATGCTCCGGTCACCAATATCTTCTTCATAAGACATTCCTCCCGAAAGATATACTCCCGTGAATACAGTTAAATCAACTTCATTTCCTTGCCAACTTGCTCATATGCATAGATCACCTGATCAAGCATCTCCCTGGTATGAGCAGCTGTCGGCATGTTGCGTATTCTTCCAGTTCCTTTTGGAACTGTCGGAAACACGATGGCCTTAGCGTACACGCCTTCTTCATAGAGTCGTT contains:
- a CDS encoding L-threonine 3-dehydrogenase is translated as MKKILVTGALGQIGSELVVKLREIYGADHVVATDLRSSSHEITRSGPFELLDVTNAKAMFEIAKQYEVDTIIHLAALLSATAEEKPLLAWNLNMGGLMNALEISRELSCQFFTPSSIGSFGPSTPRDNTPQDTIQRPNTMYGVNKVSGELLCDYYFHKYGLDTRGLRFPGLISYMTPPGGGTTDYAVEIYYAAVTAGRYTSYIAKDSNMDMMYMPDALNAIIDFMEADSCRLIHRNSFNVTAMSVDPEAIAAAIREEIPGFILDYDVDPKRQAIADSWPHSIDATAAKTEWGFHTRYDLKAMTKDMLLQLSKRQMLRKA